The following proteins come from a genomic window of Brevibacillus antibioticus:
- a CDS encoding peptide ABC transporter substrate-binding protein, whose product MKKNVFVAMSSILVLGAALAGCGGGNQAAPADSNTSAGKTENSAPATGPKVLKLNLHSEPPTADPGIAEDTTSGTVITATFEGLTRVGKDGKYYPAAAESYTISDDGKTYTFKIRDNKWSNGDPVSAKDFEYAWKRALDPKTASNYAYQLYYVKGAEAYNKKKGKVDDVGVKAVDDKTLVVELATPTPFFLELVAFKTYFPVNPKVVDGNEKWATDAKTVIGNGPFKMDSWEHKSKLVISKNDNYWDKDNVKLDKIEFSMVEDENTELSMWENGELHWAGSPTSALPTDAIPALKDSGKMTTQPIAGTYFYRFNTEKPPFNNVKIRKAFTYAIDRQSLIDNILQAGQIPATGYVPPSMALTKDGFYKDNDIEAAKKMLEEGMKEEGLTKFPALTLSFNTSEGHKKIAEAIQDQWKKNLGVDVKLENKEWKVYLDDVHQGKYQVARAGWLGDFNDPINFLEMFKEKDGGNNDTRWENPKYKELLNQSALEANPEKRKAILAQAEQILMDEMPIMPIYYYTQSWVKDDRVQDVIIDGLGAVDYKYADFVEKK is encoded by the coding sequence ATGAAAAAGAATGTTTTCGTGGCAATGAGTTCTATCCTCGTTCTTGGTGCGGCACTCGCAGGATGCGGTGGCGGAAACCAGGCGGCACCAGCAGATAGCAATACATCGGCAGGAAAGACAGAAAATTCTGCACCGGCAACCGGCCCTAAAGTACTGAAACTGAACCTGCACTCCGAGCCGCCAACGGCTGACCCGGGTATCGCGGAAGATACAACTTCCGGCACCGTCATCACTGCTACCTTCGAAGGTCTGACTCGCGTTGGTAAAGACGGTAAATACTATCCAGCAGCAGCAGAGAGCTACACTATTTCTGACGACGGTAAAACATATACATTCAAAATTCGTGATAACAAATGGAGCAATGGCGATCCTGTATCGGCAAAAGATTTCGAATATGCTTGGAAACGCGCTCTTGATCCAAAAACAGCTTCCAACTATGCATACCAACTGTACTATGTGAAGGGCGCAGAAGCCTACAACAAGAAAAAGGGTAAAGTAGATGACGTTGGTGTAAAAGCAGTTGACGATAAAACACTCGTAGTAGAACTGGCAACCCCAACTCCATTCTTCCTGGAGCTGGTTGCATTCAAAACATACTTCCCAGTTAATCCAAAAGTAGTGGATGGCAACGAGAAATGGGCTACCGATGCGAAAACAGTTATTGGTAACGGTCCATTCAAAATGGATTCTTGGGAGCACAAGAGCAAGCTCGTCATTTCCAAAAACGATAACTACTGGGATAAAGACAACGTAAAATTGGACAAAATCGAATTCTCCATGGTAGAGGATGAGAATACAGAGCTGTCCATGTGGGAAAATGGTGAGCTGCACTGGGCGGGATCTCCAACTTCTGCACTACCAACTGATGCGATTCCGGCTTTGAAGGATTCCGGCAAAATGACAACACAGCCAATCGCGGGTACTTACTTCTACCGTTTCAACACAGAAAAACCACCGTTTAACAATGTAAAAATCCGTAAAGCTTTTACGTACGCAATCGATCGTCAAAGCTTGATCGACAACATCCTGCAAGCTGGTCAAATTCCTGCAACCGGCTATGTACCACCAAGCATGGCGTTGACCAAAGACGGCTTCTACAAGGATAACGACATCGAAGCAGCGAAGAAAATGCTCGAAGAAGGTATGAAAGAAGAGGGTCTCACCAAATTCCCGGCGCTTACTCTTTCCTTCAACACTTCCGAAGGTCACAAAAAGATTGCTGAGGCAATCCAAGACCAATGGAAGAAAAATCTGGGCGTAGACGTGAAGCTCGAGAACAAAGAGTGGAAGGTATACCTGGATGACGTACACCAAGGTAAATACCAAGTGGCGCGTGCAGGCTGGTTGGGTGACTTCAACGATCCAATCAACTTCCTGGAAATGTTCAAGGAAAAAGACGGCGGAAACAACGATACTCGTTGGGAAAATCCGAAATACAAAGAACTCCTGAACCAATCCGCTCTGGAGGCAAACCCAGAAAAACGTAAAGCAATCCTGGCTCAGGCTGAGCAAATCCTAATGGATGAAATGCCGATTATGCCAATCTACTACTATACTCAATCTTGGGTGAAGGACGACAGAGTACAAGATGTTATCATCGATGGTCTGGGTGCTGTAGATTACAAATACGCGGATTTCGTAGAGAAGAAATAA
- a CDS encoding peptide ABC transporter substrate-binding protein, with translation MKKSVFAAMSSILVLSAALAGCGGGGEKAGEQGNASKEQTSGPKVLRMNMTSEPPTADPALAEDSTSSAVLRATFDGLTRIGEDGKPHPSVAEKINVSEDGLTYTFTLRDSKWSNGEPVTAKDFEFAWKRALNPKTASNYSYQLYYLKNAEEYNKGKAKADDVGVKATDDKTLVVTLKNPTPFFLELTAFYTYYPVNQKVVEGSDKWAGEAATHVGNGPFKMETWEHKSKLVLVKSDTYWDKDAVKLDKLNFSMVEDANTELSMFENDDLDWSGAPLTSLPTDAIPALKESGQMQTRPIAGTYLYKFNTEVPPFNNAKIRKAFAYAIDRKSIIENITQANQEPAMGLIPPTMAVATSPYFKDGDVEAAKQMLAEGMKEEGITKMPTLTLSFNTSEGHKKIAEAIQDQWKKALGVDIKLENKEWKVFLEDVNQGKFQIARSSWTGDYNDPYTFLDLFKDKDGGNNDTKWENPKYKELLNQSALEQDPEKRKQILAQAEAIFMDEMPATPIYYYTHSYVKKDKVKGVVLDGLGFADWKWADIQ, from the coding sequence GTGAAAAAAAGCGTTTTTGCAGCAATGAGTTCTATCCTGGTTCTTAGTGCGGCGCTGGCAGGCTGTGGCGGCGGCGGTGAGAAAGCAGGCGAGCAAGGCAATGCTTCTAAGGAGCAAACAAGTGGTCCTAAAGTATTGAGAATGAACATGACGTCCGAGCCACCAACTGCTGACCCTGCATTGGCCGAGGATTCTACTTCCAGTGCGGTTCTGCGTGCAACATTTGATGGTCTCACTCGTATTGGCGAAGATGGCAAACCACATCCATCTGTGGCAGAAAAAATTAACGTATCCGAAGATGGTCTTACTTATACATTCACCCTGCGTGACAGCAAATGGAGCAATGGAGAGCCAGTTACTGCAAAGGATTTCGAATTCGCTTGGAAGCGAGCGCTCAATCCGAAGACAGCATCTAACTACTCCTACCAATTGTATTATCTGAAAAATGCAGAAGAATACAACAAGGGGAAAGCAAAAGCAGATGATGTTGGCGTAAAAGCGACAGACGATAAAACACTCGTCGTAACTTTGAAAAACCCAACACCATTCTTCTTGGAGCTGACTGCGTTCTATACGTACTACCCAGTTAACCAAAAAGTAGTGGAAGGCAGCGATAAATGGGCGGGTGAAGCTGCTACACACGTAGGTAACGGTCCATTCAAAATGGAAACATGGGAACATAAGAGCAAATTGGTTCTCGTGAAGAGCGATACTTACTGGGATAAAGACGCTGTAAAACTCGACAAGCTCAACTTCTCCATGGTTGAAGATGCAAATACTGAGCTGTCCATGTTCGAAAATGACGATTTGGATTGGTCCGGAGCGCCTTTGACCTCTCTTCCTACCGATGCGATTCCTGCATTGAAAGAATCCGGTCAAATGCAAACGCGCCCAATCGCGGGTACTTACTTGTACAAATTCAATACGGAAGTTCCGCCGTTCAACAACGCGAAAATCCGTAAGGCGTTTGCTTATGCAATCGATCGTAAATCTATCATCGAAAACATCACGCAAGCAAACCAAGAACCAGCTATGGGTCTGATCCCGCCAACAATGGCAGTGGCAACAAGCCCGTACTTCAAAGATGGCGATGTAGAAGCAGCGAAACAAATGCTGGCAGAAGGTATGAAGGAAGAAGGCATCACCAAAATGCCGACCCTGACTCTTTCCTTCAACACGTCTGAAGGCCACAAGAAAATTGCTGAAGCTATCCAAGACCAATGGAAAAAAGCACTCGGCGTAGACATTAAGCTGGAGAACAAAGAATGGAAAGTATTCTTGGAAGATGTGAACCAAGGTAAATTCCAAATCGCGCGTTCTAGCTGGACTGGTGACTACAACGATCCATACACGTTCTTGGATCTGTTCAAGGACAAAGATGGCGGTAACAACGACACGAAATGGGAAAATCCGAAGTACAAAGAGCTGCTGAACCAATCTGCTCTGGAACAGGACCCAGAAAAACGCAAACAAATCTTGGCACAAGCAGAAGCCATTTTCATGGACGAAATGCCAGCAACTCCAATCTACTACTACACACATTCTTATGTGAAAAAAGACAAAGTAAAAGGTGTAGTACTCGACGGTCTCGGTTTTGCAGACTGGAAATGGGCAGACATTCAATAA
- a CDS encoding helix-turn-helix domain-containing protein — protein MENQTTKLPKGVLHAMIGQKKFSLGRYEPSAEISYFVQHYWVVRWDLRTELPYLQTVLAHPNVNLVFEKGATGIFGVARTTSSHLLTGQGHVFGVKFRPGGFYPFLNAPISKLSGTSTSLEAVFGVATDQLEKEVLSLPDDEQMMKRVEVFLFEHLPKPDPNVARINEIVRMIQADRSVLRVEDAVQLTGMNMRTMQRLFDRYVGVSPKSVIQRYRLHEAAEQIDQGTVQDWLDLSTSLGYYDHSHFIRDFRAIVGVAPNEYRRAHI, from the coding sequence TTGGAAAATCAGACTACCAAGCTCCCAAAGGGTGTACTGCATGCCATGATTGGGCAGAAGAAATTTTCGCTGGGCAGATACGAGCCATCCGCTGAAATTAGCTACTTCGTGCAGCATTACTGGGTCGTCCGCTGGGATTTGCGTACAGAACTACCTTACTTGCAAACTGTACTGGCTCATCCCAATGTGAATCTGGTGTTTGAAAAAGGAGCAACAGGCATTTTTGGTGTAGCCCGCACGACTTCCTCGCATCTTTTAACGGGACAAGGTCACGTTTTCGGAGTAAAATTCAGGCCCGGAGGTTTTTATCCGTTTCTGAATGCCCCGATATCAAAGCTGAGCGGCACTTCTACGAGTCTGGAAGCCGTGTTTGGTGTTGCCACTGACCAGCTTGAGAAAGAAGTGCTAAGCTTGCCAGATGATGAGCAAATGATGAAAAGGGTAGAAGTCTTTCTATTCGAACATTTGCCGAAGCCTGACCCGAATGTTGCGCGCATCAATGAAATTGTCAGGATGATTCAGGCGGATCGATCCGTACTCAGGGTCGAGGATGCGGTACAATTGACCGGTATGAACATGCGGACGATGCAGCGCTTGTTTGACCGTTATGTAGGGGTTAGCCCGAAGTCCGTCATCCAACGATACAGATTGCATGAGGCAGCGGAGCAGATTGACCAAGGGACGGTCCAAGATTGGCTGGACCTGTCTACCTCTCTAGGCTACTACGATCACTCTCACTTCATTCGAGATTTTCGAGCAATCGTCGGTGTAGCGCCGAACGAGTATCGACGAGCCCACATTTAA
- a CDS encoding SRPBCC family protein translates to MDLRFDYYIDATPEQVWHVLTTDEGVKSTFFGCTIRSTFQVGDEMAYVGPGKDGDDTVHVYGKILQFEPHHIFSFTEHPGPAYYENHAELQTRVTITLEPIGGCTKLTLIHDHWTEGHPSYANTSNNWSMMLSSIKTYAETGKALDFGY, encoded by the coding sequence ATGGATCTTCGCTTCGATTACTACATTGATGCTACGCCAGAGCAGGTCTGGCATGTCCTTACTACCGATGAAGGCGTAAAAAGCACTTTCTTTGGGTGTACGATACGCTCGACTTTTCAAGTAGGCGATGAAATGGCTTATGTTGGTCCGGGAAAAGACGGTGACGATACGGTGCATGTTTACGGGAAAATCTTGCAGTTCGAGCCTCATCACATTTTCAGTTTCACTGAACATCCTGGTCCTGCCTATTACGAAAATCATGCGGAATTGCAGACTCGCGTCACCATTACCTTAGAACCGATTGGCGGCTGCACCAAGCTAACACTGATCCACGATCATTGGACAGAAGGCCACCCCTCCTACGCAAATACGAGCAACAATTGGTCGATGATGCTCTCGTCGATCAAGACGTATGCGGAGACAGGCAAGGCACTTGATTTTGGCTACTAA